tctagcatATCTGAACCATATAACTAGTGTGAAGTAGCAGACAGTTATGCCCCTCCTGATGTGTATATTTGCATGTATTTATACCTGTTCATTGGCAGCATATGCCACTTTCTACAATAGTACTGTCCAGTAACTAAACAAATGGGCCTCAGTATAGCCCTGTAGAATATGGCTCATGTGTGAAGGATGATTTTGGCTCTGAATCAAGTTTGcccttacaaggaatttgacttggcagttgcttgaCAAACAATACAGGGCAGACCGTGTATAGTAAAAGTCAAGGCCAGTATGTAACACTTGTAGCTAGATTACTACAGGTAATGCCATTACGGGGGGAAACTCTGTGGTTGGTACATCTCCATCTAATGTAATGCTTTCTCTTGTAGCGCCTAAATATATAAAGATGTTTGTGCTGGATGAAGCTGATGAGATGTTGAGCAGAGGTTTTAAAGACCAAATCTACGACATCTTCCAGAAATTGAGCAGCAATGCTCAGGTAAGTGGCTGAGGCTTATTTACTGGCGTCTCCTGCATGTCTTGCTGTGGTCCTGCAGATCAGTGttcccccaaccctgtcttcCATGCCCACCAGCAGTGCAGGTTTTAAGGAACTGTTGTCACTACAGGCAATGTGGAATCTGTAGCTTGCCCTTAGTCTACTGCAGGTTCCAGTTCACAAAGTGATAGAAATACCaagaaagcggacctgaactcagaacttcccctctgctctaatagATGAGCAATAGCATAACCTAGACAGaaaacagctgatacaaatcctaaaatcttcctgattcgtggaagcagacatattaacatcctgttctttcaaatgagcttatctgccttggtAGTCAGCTGAAGTGGGAGATataaaattacacttgtgattagtcacaaataaggagtcattagacaggctaaacctctaaatatatacagggtgcatttctgtgttccttctgtcctgtgcaggagttcaggtccacttaagtgTTTGCATTCTTTCTGTTGTAGTCTGCAGTTATGGAGGAAGATTGCTTCTGTTTGGGGAATTTGGAGCTATTCAGTCATCTGTTCTACTATTGATGGGATGGGAGGCATTGTGACGTAATGCTGGGGAGGGTAGTAGTGTCCAGGCTGCTTTAGTGATGATACCCCATGCGTGTCATCTGAGCCCACGTCTccttctgcagcagctctccagcCTGCGTGCTGCTGGTTGGAACAGTCTgatgcagaggattctgggaaaatGATCACACCACCCTATCTGAAAGCAGCCTCTGTGTAGCTTAGCATTGCCTGGCCCGGTGTTGTGGCTGTGTCTGACTTGCCTTCTCTCCCCAGGTGGTGCTGCTCTCGGCCACCATGCCCGCTGATGTCCTGGAAGTGACCAAAAAGTTCATGCGGGATCCAATCCGTATCCTCGTGAAAAAGGAGGAGCTGACCCTGGAGGGTATCCGACAGTTCTATATCAACGTGGAGCGAGAGGTGAGTGgagctcctcctccccctgtcacTGGGCAAGGACACGTCATGTGACGCGGATCTTATATCTGACAGGGGAAGAGTGACTCCCATATTCATCCCAGCGCAGCGGTCAGTCACTGTCAGCTGGTTCATGCTATGGGAACAGCACAGAATTGTACACAAGCACTGTATGCTCATGCATTGCCTTCTGAGGACCTGCACACTGCAGGAATTGCTGAAGTAAATGGACTAGAACCTGTGTATAGATCACTGAGCCAGTGTCCTTGTGTACTGCAGGAATCTGCTTTCCCGTACAGCCTAATCAGGCTCTTGTAGGATGTTATACTGTacaagttgtatctatgttccccttgtcgtcttattgtgctttgtaaagcgctgcggaatatgttggcgctatataaataaaaaataataatctcaCATTATAAACTGACATagcaaacctctggctatagtgaaCTGCAGCTCCTGGTCATGCACCAGTATGAACACACAAGGTACAGGCTAAActcaaaaaaattacaatagaaggaaagtctatttatttcagtaattcaacttgaaATGTGAAACTAATGCATTAAATACTGATTACGTGGAAAGCGAGATATTCCAAGTCTTTGGAAGTTTGCAGGTCTGTACAGCACAGGCTTGCTGCCTCCTAaatacctccttccctctgctgttaGTTCTGTTATGATGCGCCGCAGAAGGAGGGATTTAGAAGAGCCAGCAGGTCCGAGCTGTACGGACCTGCAAACTTCCTTTTCGGGGTGTTTGGGTTAAAGGCATACCCAGCATCTCAGCTTAGAGTCCCCTTAAATCAAATGTTCTACATACAGAATTTCAGCTGCAATTGTGATGCAATTCCTTTCCCACATGAATGGGGCTTGCATAACAAAATCGCTAAAAATTCTCAATGCAAAATCTGAACGCTGCGCTTTGTGATCTGTGTGAGAAGCAgcccttgctgggggggggggtctctgatTCTGGCTGATCTGTGTGCTTTGTGAGCTGAGAAGCAGCCCTTGCTGGAGGTGAGATTGGGGGTCTCTGATTCTGGCTGATCTGTGTGCTTTGTGAGCTGTGAGAAGCAGCCCTTGCTGGAGGTGAGATTGGGGATCTCTGATTCTGGCTGATCTCTGTGCTTTGTGAGCTGAGAAGCAGCCCTTGCTGGAGGTGAGATTGGGGATCTCTGATTCTGGCTGATCTGTGTGCTTTGTGAGCTGAGAAGCAGCCCTTGCTGGAGGTGAGATTGGGGATCTCTGATTCTGGCTGATCTCTGTGCTTTGTGAGCTGTGAGAAGCAGCCCTTGCTGGAGGTGAGATTGGGGGTCTCTGATTCTGGCTGATCTCTGTGCTTTGTGAGCTGTGAGAAGCAGCCCTTGCTGGAGGTGAGATTGGGGGTCTCTGATTCTGGCTGATCTGTGTGCTTTGTGAGCTGTGAGAAGCAGCCCTTGCTGGAGGTGAGATTGGGGGTCTCTGATTCTGGCTGATCTGTGTGCTTTGTGAGCTGTGAGAAGCAGCCCTTGCTGGAGGTGAGATTGGGGGTCTCTGATTCTGGCTGATCTGTGTGCTTTGTGAGCTGTGAGAAGCAGCCCTTGCTGGAGGTGAGATTGGGGGTCTCTGATTCTGGCTGATCTGTGTGCTTTGTGAGCTGTGAGAAGCAGCCCTTGCTGGAGGTGAGATTGGGGATCTCTGATTCTGGCTGATCTCTGTGCTTTGTGAGCTGAGAAGCAGCCCTTGCTGGAGGTGAGATTGGGGATCTCTGATTCTGGCTGATCTGTGTGCTTTGTGAGCTGTGAGAAGCAGCCCTTGCTGGAGGTGAGATTGGGGGTCTCTGATTCTGGCTGATCTGTGTGCTTTGTGAGCTGTGAGAAGCAGCCCTTGCTGGAGGTGAGATTGGGGGTCTCTGATTCTGGCTGATCTGTGTGCTTTGTGAGCTGTGAGAAGCAGCCCTTGCTGGAGGTGAGATTGGGGGTCTCTGATTCTGGCTGATCTGTGTGCTTTGTGAGCTGTGAGAAGCAGCCCTTGCTGGAGGTGAGATTGGGGATCTCTGATTCTGGCTGATCTCTGTGCTTTGTGAGCTGTGAGAAGCAGCCCTTGCTGGAGGTGAGATTGGGGATCTCTGATTCTGGCTGATCTCTGTGCTTTGTGAGCTGAGAAGCAGCCCTTGCTGGAGGTGAGATTGGGGATCTCTGATTCTGGCTGATCTGTGTGCTTTGTGAGCTGAGAAGCAGCCCTTGCTGGAGGTGAGATTGGGGATCTCTGATTCTGGCTGATCTCTGTGCTTTGTGAGCTGTGAGAAGCAGCCCTTGCTGGAGGTGAGATTGGGGATCTCTGATTCTGGCTGATCTCTGTGCTTTGTGAGCTGAGAAGCAGCCCTTGCTGGAGGTGAGATTGGGGATCTCTGATTCTGGCTGATCTGTGTGCTTTGTGAGCTGAGAAGCAGCCCTTGCTGGAGGTGAGATTGGGGATCTCTGATTCTGGCTGATCTCTGTGCTTTGTGAGCTGTGAGAAGCAGCCCTTGCTGGAGGTGAGATTGGGGATCTCTGATTCTGGCTGATCTCTGTGCTTTGTGAGCTGAGAAGCAGCCCTTGCTGGAGGTGAGATTGGGGATCTCTGATTCTGGCTGATCTCTGTGCTTTGTGAGCTGTGAGAAGCGGCCCTTGCTGGAGGTGAGATTAGGGGCTCTGGTTTTGGCTGATCTGTTGGAATAACTTGTTCCCCTCTCCTCAGGAATGGAAGCTGGACACCCTCTGCGACTTGTACGAGACTCTGACCATCACACAGGCTGTTATCTTTATCAATACGCGACGGAAGGTGGACTGGTTAACGGAAAAGATGCATGCGCGGGACTTTACCGTGTCTGCTTTGGTAAGTCTCATGCGTTTAGCCTTTTGGTTTTCCCTGTCACTGGGCAAGGGTGCGTCTCTCCTGATGACGTGACATCTTATATCTGACAGGGGTAAATAAACAACCCATATTCATCCCAGCACAGCCCCCTATGGTTGTAAGTTGGTTCATGCTATGGGGACATGCTAAGTCACATGAACGGCAAATGCTAACAGCGCCCTCTTTCTGCAGCACGGTGATATGGACCAAAAAGAGCGAGACGTCATCATGCGGGAGTTCCGATCTGGATCCAGCCGTGTTCTGATTACCACAGATCTTCTGGTAAGTGCTGCCTGATACGCCAGCTCTCCTGGCTCAATGCTGAGTATGGGCACTGCCATCTTCAATTGTTCAAAAAGGTTTGAAGAATCACTTAAGCTATGAGTCATACAGAAATTCTGCTGCTAAAGGCAGGATTCAGAGTCTGCAGGACACCTATTCATAGGCTCAGTGGGCCAGATTTTATCAAGTGtccgagacaaaatattggtaggtttttagaaatccgtgcagaactgtctcaggcatcttaagaaatctctaaatagtgcagattactTCTAAAACAGTTGAATAATAGTATTAGCTAGGAGGATTCTCTCAggcagtgtgaggggaattgctgttgaggtaaccaacacacctgctgtattgatagcagcaggctctaaggaggaattcagcaggggggaggagcacatcacaaatcatgtctagcctgcagttctacatctgtagaactgctatcaggcAGGAGGAGCTGACTCTAGAGGGTATCTGCATGTTCTATTTCAACGTGGAGCGAGGTGAGTGGAGCTCCTCCTCCCGCCCCACCCCCTGTCACTGGGCAAGGACACGTCATGTGACGCAGATCTTATATCTGACAGGGGAAGAGTGACTCCCATATTCATCCCAGCACAGCGGTCAGTCACTGTCAGCTGGTTCATGCTATGGGCACAGCACAGAATTGTATACAAGCACTGTATGCTCATGCATTGCCTTCTGAGGACCTGCACACTGCAGGCATTGCTGAAGTAAATGGAATAGAACCTGTGTATTATGCCTGAGCCAGTGTCCTTGTGTACTGCAGGAATCTGCTTTCCCGTACAGCCTAATCAGGCTCTTGTAGGATGTTATACTGTATAACAGAGGTCCCCAAAcctttttggtcaagggccaggtcaacatacttcagactgcccgggggccggaacatacataaaatgatgtttaaaaacattacattcaatctaggtattgattccccccagtcATGCCCACAGGAGAGCTCCCATCAGCTGCCATTCCGTCATAAGGAGCcccaaagaacgtctttgtgcaccagtgaagcatacccaggtgacaacctgccgtccagttggacagcattgtcatctgatgcagaattggattggaagccagcgaatgacggcTCGCTGGCTtcaacagtatgtggatgggcggtgccagcactgctattttatATGCGGGCCGCTGATATTTaagggtgcagtgggccacatctataagttatacattttggtttggggggccagtgaaaaagcctcggggggccgcattcggcccacgggccttagtttgaggatcaCTGCTGTATAATCTCACATTGTAAACTGACATagcaaacctctggctatagtgaaCTGCAGCTCCTGGCCATGCACCAGTATGAACACACAAGGTACAGGCAAAACTCAGAACAATTACAATATAAGGCAAAAGCccatttatgtcagtaattcaacttgAAATGTCAAACTAATGCATGAAAGCAGCCCTACTGCATCTATCGTTATACTGTACAAAGGAGTGCCTCCTCCCTTAATTGCATACACAAGTTTAGTGATTCACCACCTGAATATGTTCAGTATCTAGTACCTGGCTGACATTTCTCTAGTTAAGCTATGAGTCGTGCAGGGattcatgcagaactgtctcgggcatcttaagaaattagtgcagattccttctaaaactgttgtaaaataggaggagctaggaaggtctcagacagtgcagtgtgaggggaattgctgttgctgaggtaaccaacacacctgctgtattgatagcagcaggctctgaggaggaattcagcagggggaggagcacatcacaaatcatgtctagcctgcagttctacctctgtagaactgctatcacgcACTACTTAATCTGcaccagtttaggaatggattagTGCAGCTCatgaaattcatgctaaactgccactattacctaggatttaaggttTTTATTATGCAGAACTGTCCTCCCTGCTGGTTACAACAGATTAAGAAAAAACTGGTAATACATTGATAGATCTCCCCAATATTTTCACTGGTAAAATCTGTTTAAAACCTCTTAGACATAATCTAGAATTCAGTATTTCTGGCAGCTGTAGCCAATGTGGTACAAACCTCTGTAAATCCCTGAATCAGTATATATGAATGCTATGGTGCTAACCTTTCCTGCAGAGATAATCGTGTGATCTTCTTTCAGGCTCGAGGTATTGATGTCCAGCAGGTGTCTCTGGTCATTAACTATGACTTGCCAACGAATCGGGAGAATTATATTCACAGGTGAGTTCCCAACAAGTGCTGCAGCCCCAAAGGTATTCCCTCTCTGCCCGGCTCCTTGTGCTGGATGTGGATTGTAGGCCTTTGGCAGAGGAAACTGGGCCGTGCTCCACTGCGATTCACGCTGCTGTTGTGCTGCGCAACTAGAACATGGCCCACAGCTGGATGTATAGAACGTATGTGATTCTGTGGGAGGGGTCAGGAAGCTGGAGTCTAGCTCTGCAGAATGGACTCCTCTGATGCCCCATTGCTGGGGGTATATGTTGGGAGCGGACATTGAACAAAGGGGGGCCCTCCCTTGCTTTTTCATTTCCTGCAGTGAAAGATGTGAGCTGGCACTTCGGGGAACATTGGAcaggagtaaaatgcactataaattcttCCTAAGTAGCTCAACTACAATGGGGgaataaaaattgcacctttcactagtccatctctttatggggggggggggggggatgtttccCTGTCCCTGGAATGTTTAAAAGCACCAGATGGCAGTAACAAACTACCAGAATAGTGATACATGCTTTCTAGGGGTGCTCATGTAAGGAATATTGAGAATacccccaggaggagatgggcctagtcaaaaacctgtcagattttgatTAGCTGCTATGAGTTCTGGGAGAAGTGTGTGAATGCTTATATAAAACTTAGTGGTGCTTTTAGTCACGTGTAGGTTCTGTTTAATTTTGCTGTCCTTTGAAATGATCAAATAGTGTATTAGAGGTCATGGTCTATGTACAGTAAAGCTGGGTACACCATGCAATTCCTAACGATCCTACTTGAGTAAGGAAAATGAGCACTATTCAGATAAGACATCTATTGCCTATATAAAAGTGGGCATGCAAGGCTTGGGGGTTTTTGCCCTTCAAAGTCTGACGTTCTAATCCGATATTGATAAAATAGATGCAAAGAACATGTGCACACGATGGCTAGTCTGTTTGCCAGCATGTCTGATATGCTTACAATGAAGAGAATTTTATGTCACTGGTAATCATTAGGCTGTACAATTTCTTTTCCTGATTTAAAGACAAATTGTATCTGAAGGTAAAATTGCACGGTGTAACTGGCATTGCTGTTAACAGTTTGTGACAGTTATCTGTGCTTCCAGTGATTGGAGTTGGGTCTAGCAATCAGTTTAACAGCTAATGACACTTGTATTTTTGCTGAAATTGGTGCAATCGTTATTGGAGCTGCCTGTACCCCACATGTGGGTGTGGCTTCTGGaggggtgtgtatctctgagcagTCAGCCAATCGCTGCAACCCTCGGCAGTTTCTCAATCTCACCTCAAACTCCTTTTCTTGCAGGATTGGTCGCGGTGGTCGATTTGGTAGGAAAGGCGTGGCCATTAACATGGTTACTGAGGAGGATAAGCGGACCCTGAAGGACATAGAGACTTTTTATAACACGACCGTGGAGGAGATGCCTATGAATGTGGCAGATCTCATCTAACACCTCCTGACCAggagacaaaaagaaaaacagaaaaaaatagtataatgcaaaatacaaaaataacctTTCTGCACACATGCCCTGCCCAGGGGGTGTGGTCAGGGAGGAGCCAACAGCTTTCTAATAAGCCCATTAATGTTTGGGCTTGTCCCTTCCCTTGTATGACTTAAATGATTTAtataactttgtttttttttttttttttttttttttgaataaatgttATTTTCAGGTATTGTGGCCGTAAAAACAATGTTTtcgtgtttttatttgttttttctctGTAAAGTGAACACTAATCTTCCTGTGTCGCCCACCCACCATCAAATCAGAGGACCAAAACCGTTTTTACCCATCAGCCCCTCTTAcccgcaatcaggctgctcaattTGGActctggaaattttttttttatacaagaaATTTTCCCCCCCAAATCTTTAAAATTGTTACCATTTTTATCTGTTCTCTGTATAGTATTTATtacaaaataaactttttttgcaaCAGAGTTGGTCTCTTGGCTTGTCCCATCATCCCTCTGCCTCCCATCCCCCGCTTCCCAGAGTAAGCAGCttgcccctccccctctccccttaATGTTCTGCTTTTGGTGGGAAAAGATTTCATAGACATGGCTTAGAATTGAGTGTAAATAATAGCTTAGTGTACCTGAGGTGCCATGAGAAATGTGTATGTCAAATGTATGAACTAGGCTTTGTTCATCTTGCTGCCTAAAAGTTAatcttcaggcatgcaagtgactgtCTCCTATACCTGGTACatgcaatgcaatttcctgttaaggtgtgtaccaggcattatgctaggaatacatgAGAATTTTTCACCAGATTTACTTTCTGATTTTCTTCtgatttctgttcacttctgAGAAAGCaaatgatcgaaaatcagattggacatgataTTTATCgaacatctatctgccaaaacatctcatggtgtattcccagcattagtgtagTGTCTGGTATAAACaatgcaatttccagtcagaCAGGTTAAATCCTTTCCAACAGGCCTGATCTGATTTTTGATAATcctatcacttctatgcaaaaatCAATCAAAGATCAGAAATCAGACCTGTCAAATGGATTTGACCtggctatctgacaggaaatgacatggtGTAGCAGGCAAGTGCCTGGTACACAGCAGAAtatctgacaggaaatgacatggtGTAGCAGGCAAGTGCCTGGTACACAGCAGAAtatctgacaggaaatgacatggtGTAGCAGGCAAGTGCCTGGTACACAGCAGAACACTTCATGGCAGATGATGCTCTTGAGGGCATAGGATATTAATGTTAACTGTGGGACTAAACAGTTGCAAAGCAAATGTAGTAGTTTCTCTTCTCAAGCTGGTCCAGCTGCATTGGGGTATTGGTAAGGCTGTTGCATTCGAGCCTTTAACCAGGGTTCCAAGTtctggctcaagccagtacataaaacaAGTGtctggatcattagggagccttgcctctAGATTGCCCAAACGCACCCTAGTGTCCAGGAGGAAAAAATATAAATGTCTTGCCTtaaccccccctggcggtatgaaaaattccaccagggggcagcgcagcagtttttatattttattttttaaatcgtgtagcgagcccagggctcgctacatgatagccgctgctcagcggcatcccccccccgcccgcttcgatcgccttcagcgatctccgatcaggaaatcccgttcacagaacgggatttcctggagggcttcccccgtcgccatggtgatggggcgggatgacgtcgggacgtcattgggagtccctaatccacccctcggcgctgcctggcactgattggccaggcggcgcacggggtctggggggggggggacgcaacagagcggcgatcgggcgcgggccggcggcaatcagtgtgctggcgca
This DNA window, taken from Hyperolius riggenbachi isolate aHypRig1 chromosome 3, aHypRig1.pri, whole genome shotgun sequence, encodes the following:
- the EIF4A1 gene encoding eukaryotic initiation factor 4A-I is translated as MSASYDNRSRDNGPEGMEPDGVIESNWNEIVDSFDDMSLSESLLRGIYAYGFEKPSAIQQRAIIPCIKGYDVIAQAQSGTGKTATFAISILQQIELDMKATQALVLAPTRELAQQIQKVIMALGDYMGASCHACIGGTNVRAEVQKLQSEAPHIVVGTPGRVFDMLNRRYLSPKYIKMFVLDEADEMLSRGFKDQIYDIFQKLSSNAQVVLLSATMPADVLEVTKKFMRDPIRILVKKEELTLEGIRQFYINVEREEWKLDTLCDLYETLTITQAVIFINTRRKVDWLTEKMHARDFTVSALHGDMDQKERDVIMREFRSGSSRVLITTDLLARGIDVQQVSLVINYDLPTNRENYIHRIGRGGRFGRKGVAINMVTEEDKRTLKDIETFYNTTVEEMPMNVADLI